From a single Lates calcarifer isolate ASB-BC8 linkage group LG12, TLL_Latcal_v3, whole genome shotgun sequence genomic region:
- the ece1 gene encoding LOW QUALITY PROTEIN: endothelin-converting enzyme 1 (The sequence of the model RefSeq protein was modified relative to this genomic sequence to represent the inferred CDS: inserted 2 bases in 1 codon) has product MSTYKRATLDEEDLVDSTGDDIYPSSPLQVTLLQGRSPTCCSDRTQREKRVLFLVCVVSVCLFISLITTGVFYKQTHPGLCLTEPCITVASAVMGALDRSVDPCHDFYNFACGGWVKNNPLPEGKSRWGPFSNLWEHNMLVMKHLLENTTMKGLSKAEEKAQRYYQACMNEAKIEELGAKPLQELINQIGGWALTGPWDKDNFQEVLRIVSANYRTSPFFTVFVSTDSKNSNSNIIQVDQSSLGLPSRDYYLNKTANEKYLTAYLNFLMELGVLLGGSKEXTSQAMMEEIVDFETTLANITVPQEERRDEELIYHKMEAKDLTTLAPAVDWMPYLTEVFAPVPLNESEPVVVYAKEYLQKVSDLITKTNKSLLNNYMIMKVVRKMVSILDQRFQDAEQRFLEVMYGTKKSCTPRWKLCVSDTDSALGFALGAMFVKATFAEDSKAIAEDMVAEIKWAFEDSLKYVSWMDSDTKKAAKEKADAIYNMVGYPEFIMNATKLDKVFNDFEVVSDLYFQNVMQYYNFSARVTADQLRKTPNRNQWSMTPPTVNAYYNPTKNEMVLPAGILQAPFYSRSWPKALNFGGIGVVMGHELTHAFDDQGREYDKDGNLRPWWKNSSVEAFKKQTQCMVEQYGNYSINKEPLNGRHTLGENIADNGGLKAAYKAYVNWIKKNGEEATLPALGMTNHQLFFVGFAQVWCSVRTPESSHEGVITDPHSPSRFRVIGTISNSHEFSKHFGCKANAPMNPKHKCELW; this is encoded by the exons ATGTCAACGTATAAAAGAGCCACGCTGGACGAAGAAGACCTGGTGGACTCCACTGGAGACGACATCTACCCATCATCACCCTTACAG GTGACTCTGCTGCAGGGCCGCAGCCCTACGTGTTGTTCAGACAggacacaaagagagaagagggtgctgtttttagtgtgtgtggtgtctgtgtgCCTGTTCATATCTCTCATCACAACTGGAGTCTTCTACAAACAGA CTCACCCTGGCTTGTGCCTAACAGAGCCATGCATTACTGTGGCCAGTGCAGTAATGGGAGCCCTGGACCGATCTGTGGACCCCTGCCATGACTTCTACAACTTTGCCTGTGGGGGCTGGGTGAAGAACAACCCCCTCCCTGAGGGCAAGTCCCGCTGGGGACCTTTCAGTAACCTCTGGGAGCACAACATGCTTGTAATGAAGCACTTATTAG AAAACACAACGATGAAAGGTCTGAGCAAGGCTGAGGAAAAGGCCCAGCGATATTATCAGGCCTGCATGAATGAGGCCAAGATTGAGGAATTAGGAGCTAAGCCACTACAAGAGCTAATCAACCAG ATAGGAGGATGGGCCCTGACGGGACCCTGGGACAAGGACAACTTCCAGGAAGTTCTGCGAATAGTGTCAGCCAACTATCGCACCTCAcctttcttcactgtgtttgtcagcaCCGACTCAAAAAACTCCAACAGCAACATCATCCAG GTGGATCAGTCCAGCCTGGGACTACCTTCAAGGGATTACTACctcaacaaaacagcaaatgaaaag TATTTGACGGCATACCTCAACTTCCTAATGGAGTTAGGGGTCCTTCTGGGTGGCTCAAAGGA TACGTCTCAGGCAATGATGGAGGAGATTGTGGACTTTGAAACCACCCTGGCCAACATCACAGTCCCTCAGGAGGAGAGACGGGATGAAGAGCTCATCTACCATAAGATGGAGGCTAAGGACCTGACT ACTCTGGCTCCTGCAGTAGACTGGATGCCGTACCTCACAGAAGTGTTTGCTCCTGTGCCGCTCAACGAGTCGGAGCCGGTGGTTGTTTATGCCAAGGAATACCTCCAGAAAGTTTCTGACCTCAtaactaaaacaaataaaag CCTACTCAACAATTACATGATAATGAAGGTGGTGAGGAAGATGGTCTCCATTTTGGACCAGAGGTTCCAGGATGCTGAGCAACGCTTCCTTGAGGTCATGTATGGAACCAAAAAG AGCTGCACGCCTCGCTGGAAGCTGTGCGTCAGTGACACCGACAGCGCCCTGGGATTTGCTCTTGGAGCCATGTTTGTCAAAGCCACCTTTGCTGAGGACAGCAAAGCCATT GCTGAAGACATGGTTGCAGAAATTAAATGGGCTTTCGAGGACAGCCTGAAGTATGTGAGCTGGATGGACTCAGacacaaaaaaagcagcaaaagaaaaG GCAGATGCAATATACAACATGGTCGGATATCCAGAGTTCATCATGAATGCCACAAAGCTGGACAAAGTGTTCAATGAT ttcGAGGTGGTCTCAGACCTCTACTTCCAAAATGTCATGCAGTACTACAACTTCTCAGCCAGAGTCACAGCGGACCAGCTGAGGAAAACTCCCAACAGAAACCA GTGGAGCATGACCCCGCCAACAGTGAATGCATATTACAACCCAACCAAGAATGAGATGGTTCTGCCAGCAGGAATCCTTCAGGCTCCATTCTATAGTCGATCCTGGCCCAA AGCTCTTAACTTTGGTGGAATAGGCGTAGTCATGGGACATGAGCTGACGCATGCTTTTGATGACCAAG GGAGAGAATACGACAAGGATGGAAACCTGCGTCCCTGGTGGAAGAACTCCTCTGTGGAGGCCTTCAAGAAACAGACTCAGTGCATGGTGGAGCAGTATGGAAATTACAGCATCAACAAAGAGCCTCTGAATGGAAGGCACACCCTGGGAGAGAACATCGCTGACAACGGTGGACTCAAAGCTGCCTACAAG GCTTACGTGAACTGGATCAAAAAGAATGGTGAGGAGGCCACACTGCCTGCCCTGGGTATGACGAACCATCAGCTGTTTTTTGTAGGATTTGCACAG GTATGGTGCTCTGTCAGGACCCCTGAAAGCTCACATGAGGGCGTGATCACAGATCCTCACAGCCCGTCAAGATTCAGAGTCATCGGCACCATCTCCAACTCACATGAATTCTCAAAGCACTTTGGCTGCAAAGCTAATGCTCCCATGAACCCTAAACATAAGTGTGAGCTTTGGTGA